One stretch of Longimicrobium sp. DNA includes these proteins:
- a CDS encoding M28 family metallopeptidase, translating into MPSTTGRTTTRPAWPRCWRPPAASPRFRPGERPARSLLFIWHTGEENGLLGSAFFAGHPTVPRDSIVAYLNLDMIGRNAPDALFVLGARRLSAEVGDAVEAVNARQPRPFALDWSLDAPRHPQRVYCRSDQASFARFGIPVVFLTSSLHPQYHTPADEAATLDYEKMARVTALTGDLAADLANRPARPAITAPLPRPSSACQQ; encoded by the coding sequence ATTCCATCTACAACGGGGCGGACGACAACGCGTCCGGCGTGGCCGCGCTGCTGGAGACCGCCCGCCGCTTCGCCGCGCTTCCGTCCGGGGGAGCGGCCCGCGCGCAGCCTGCTCTTCATCTGGCACACGGGCGAGGAGAACGGGCTGCTGGGCTCCGCCTTTTTCGCCGGGCACCCCACGGTTCCGCGGGACTCGATCGTGGCCTACCTCAACCTGGACATGATCGGGCGCAACGCGCCGGACGCGCTGTTCGTGCTGGGCGCGCGGCGGCTGTCGGCGGAGGTGGGCGACGCGGTGGAGGCGGTGAACGCGCGCCAGCCGCGGCCGTTCGCGCTGGACTGGTCGCTCGACGCGCCGCGGCATCCGCAGCGCGTCTACTGCCGCTCGGACCAGGCCAGCTTCGCGCGCTTCGGCATCCCCGTGGTCTTCCTCACCTCCTCGCTCCACCCGCAGTACCACACGCCGGCCGACGAGGCGGCCACGCTCGACTACGAGAAGATGGCGCGGGTAACGGCGCTGACGGGCGATCTGGCCGCGGATCTGGCCAACCGCCCGGCGCGCCCCGCCATCACCGCGCCTCTCCCCCGCCCCAGCAGCGCCTGCCAACAGTAG